In a single window of the Heliangelus exortis chromosome 1, bHelExo1.hap1, whole genome shotgun sequence genome:
- the SLITRK1 gene encoding SLIT and NTRK-like protein 1, whose protein sequence is MLLWILLLETSLCFAAGNVTGDVCKEKICACNEIEGDLHVDCEKKGFTSLQHFTAPTSQFYHLFLHGNSLTRLFPNEFANFYNAVSLHMENNGLHEIVPGAFLGLQLVKRLHINNNKIKSFRKQTFLGLDDLEYLQADFNLLRDIDPGAFRDLNKLEVLILNDNLISTLPPNVFQYVPITHLDLRGNRLKTLPYEEVLEQIPGIAEILLEDNPWDCTCDLLSLKEWLENIPKNALIGRVICEAPTRLQGKDLNETTEQELCKKNRVDSSLAAPPAEEETCDPGPIPTPFKIHGKEDPAVPGSGPNGGTKIPVNWQIKTRPTAAVSTVSAKSKIPATVSCPQICSCDQIPGSGLKVNCNDRNVSSLVDLKPKPSNVQELFLRDNKIHTIRKSHFLDYRKLNLLDLGNNNIATVENNTFKNLFDLRWLYMDSNYLDTLSREKFAGLQNLEYLNVEFNGIQLIMPGTFNAMPKLRVLILNNNLLRSLPVDVFAGVSLSKLSIHNNYFMYLPVAGVLDQLTSITQIDLHGNPWDCTCPIVPFKQWAEMLRPKVIMSDLRCESPEDFFKEDFESLSNDVICPQLKISPTLTSTNKNSTGLTETGTHSNSYLETSRVSISVLVPGLLLVFVTSAFTVVGMLVFILRNRKRSKRRDANSSASEINSLQTVCDSSYWHNGPYSADGAHRVYDCGSHSLSD, encoded by the coding sequence atgctgctttggaTTCTGTTGCTGGAGACGTCTCTTTGTTTCGCTGCTGGAAACGTTACAGGGGACGTTTGCAAAGAGAAGATCTGTGCCTGCAACGAGATAGAAGGGGATTTGCACGTAGACTGTGAGAAAAAGGGATTTACCAGCCTGCAACATTTCACCGCCCCAACTTCCCAGTTTTACCATTTATTCCTGCATGGAAATTCCCTGACTCGACTTTTCCCTAATGAGTTTGCTAACTTTTACAATGCAGTCAGTTTGCACATGGAAAACAACGGTTTGCATGAGATTGTTCCTGGGGCTTTTCTTGGGCTGCAGCTGGTGAAACGCTTGCACATAAACAACAACAAGATCAAATCGTTCAGGAAGCAGACTTTCCTGGGGCTGGACGATCTGGAATACCTCCAGGCAGATTTTAATCTATTGCGGGATATTGACCCGGGAGCATTTAGGGATTTAAACAAGCTAGAAGTGCTGATTTTAAATGACAATCTCATCAGCACCTTGCCCCCTAACGTGTTTCAGTATGTGCCGATCACCCACCTCGACCTCCGGGGAAACCGTCTTAAAACCTTGCCTTACGAGGAGGTTCTGGAGCAGATCCCAGGCATTGCTGAAATCCTGCTAGAGGATAACCCCTGGGACTGCACTTGCGATCTGCTGTCGTTGAAGGAATGGCTAGAAAACATACCCAAAAACGCTTTGATCGGCAGAGTGATTTGTGAGGCTCCCACTAGGTTGCAGGGCAAAGATTTAAATGAGACCACAGAGCAAGAGCTGTGCAAAAAGAACAGAGTGGATTCTAGCCTAGCTGCTCCCCCTGCCGAAGAAGAAACCTGCGATCCTGGTCCCATTCCAACCCCCTTTAAAATACATGGCAAAGAAGACCCTGCCGTACCAGGATCTGGTCCAAACGGAGGTACAAAGATTCCTGTCAACTGGCAAATCAAGACCAGACCCACTGCTGCCGTGTCGACAGTCAGCGCGAAAAGCAAGATACCGGCTACTGTCTCCTGCCCGCAGATCTGCAGCTGTGATCAGATCCCTGGCTCGGGCTTAAAGGTTAATTGCAATGACAGGAATGTGAGCAGCCTGGTGGATTTGAAGCCCAAGCCGTCCAATGTGCAGGAACTGTTTCTGAGAGACAACAAAATACACACCATCAGGAAATCACACTTTCTGGATTACCGGAAGCTGAATTTACTCGATCTGGGCAACAACAACATCGCCACCGTCGAGAACAACACCTTCAAGAACCTCTTTGATCTCCGATGGCTCTACATGGATAGCAACTACTTAGACACCCTATCCCGGGAGAAATTCGCTGGGCTGCAAAACCTGGAGTATCTGAACGTGGAATTTAATGGGATCCAGCTGATCATGCCAGGCACCTTCAACGCTATGCCCAAGCTGAGAGTCCTCATCCTTAACAACAACCTGCTGAGGTCTCTCCCCGTAGACGTGTTCGCCGGGGTCTCGCTTTCCAAACTGAGCATACACAACAATTATTTCATGTACCTCCCGGTGGCGGGGGTGCTGGACCAGCTCACCTCCATCACCCAGATCGACCTGCACGGCAACCCGTGGGACTGCACTTGCCCTATCGTGCCTTTCAAACAGTGGGCGGAGATGCTACGCCCCAAGGTGATTATGAGCGACTTGAGGTGTGAGTCCCCTGAAGATTTCTTCAAGGAGGATTTCGAGTCTCTCTCCAACGACGTGATTTGCCCTCAGTTAAAAATCTCGCCCACACTAACTTCTACCAACAAAAACAGCACCGGGTTGACAGAGACAGGTACTCACTCCAACTCCTACTTGGAGACCAGCCGGGTCTCTATTTCGGTGCTGGTGCCGGGGCTCCTGCTGGTTTTTGTGACCTCTGCCTTCACGGTGGTTGGCATGCTGGTGTTCATCCTGAGGAACCGAAAGCGGTCCAAGAGGAGGGACGCCAACTCCTCTGCATCTGAAATCAACTCCTTGCAGACGGTCTGTGATTCCTCCTACTGGCACAACGGGCCCTACAGCGCCGATGGGGCGCACAGGGTTTACGACTGCGGCTCCCACTCCCTGTCGGActga